Proteins found in one Zea mays cultivar B73 chromosome 1, Zm-B73-REFERENCE-NAM-5.0, whole genome shotgun sequence genomic segment:
- the LOC103644264 gene encoding uncharacterized protein yields MTMNIAGHQGGGGVHLHLHVAARLSAWLLLLLLLPIDIVDVEQVVDVGLAQLASDHPGIIHRRVSSSTGEDGAGGVLHLLHLHVADHLGWRRLGVIACRRPLGIAFLLGQRRGRTVHLAQHVVAAAALGVVVLGHVPSHPVEAMAMPTRRPLVLLLLAAVG; encoded by the coding sequence ATGACCATGAACATAGCTGGGCATCAAGGTGGCGGCGGGGTCCACCTGCACCTGCACGTCGCTGCTCGGCTCAGCGCatggctgttgctgctgctgctcctcCCCATCGACATTGTTGATGTTGAGCAAGTAGTCGACGTTGGACTTGCCCAACTCGCCTCCGACCATCCGGGGATCATccatcgtcgggtaagcagtagcaCCGGTGAAGATGGCGCCGGCGGGGTCCTGCATCTGCTGCACCTGCACGTCGCGGATCACCTTGGTTGGCGGCGCCTCGGGGTGATCGCCTGTCGCCGTCCTCTTGGTATTGCATTTCTTCTTGGCCAGAGACGAGGACGAACGGTGCACCTTGCACAGCACgtggtcgccgccgccgccctgggTGTCGTCGTACTCGGTCATGTGCCATCCCATCCTGTCGAAGCGATGGCGATGCCGACCCGACGTCCCCTCGTCCTCCTTCTCCTTGCGGCCGTAGGATAA